One Setaria viridis chromosome 3, Setaria_viridis_v4.0, whole genome shotgun sequence DNA window includes the following coding sequences:
- the LOC117850908 gene encoding probable calcium-binding protein CML18 encodes MASVNKGRDSAKAAAGGAVGGGGGVGMPAAEVEQVFRRYDANGDGKISAEELASVLRALGAPPGPGEVRRMMDEMDADRDGFVDLAEFVAFHCGPSGGAGAGEGQEDATEAELREAFRMYDADHNGLISARELHRVLRQLGDKCSVADCSRMIRSVDADGDGSVNFDEFKKMMGAGARR; translated from the coding sequence aTGGCGAGCGTCAACAAGGGCAGGGActcggcgaaggcggcggcgggcggggcagtgggagggggagggggtgtggggatgccggcggcggaggtggagcaggTGTTCCGGCGCTACGACGCCAACGGCGACGGCAAGATCTCGGCGGAGGAGCTGGCGTCCGTGCTTCGGGCGCTGGGCGCGCCACCGGGGCCCGGGGAGGTGCGCCGCATGATGGACGAGATGGACGCTGACCGCGACGGCTTCGTCGACCTCGCCGAGTTCGTCGCCTTCCACTGCGggcccagcggcggcgccggcgccggggaggggCAGGAGGACGCCACGGAGGCCGAGCTGCGGGAGGCGTTCCGCATGTACGACGCCGACCACAACGGGCTCATCTCCGCACGGGAGCTCCACCGCGTGCTCCGCCAGCTTGGGGACAAGTGCTCCGTCGCAGACTGCTCAAGGATGATCCGCTccgtcgacgccgacggcgacggcagcgtCAACTTCGACGAGTTCAAGAAGATGATGGGCGCCGGAGCCAGGCGCTAG